The Pirellulales bacterium genome includes the window CAAATGCACACCGAGCAAACTGTCATTGACACGCGTGTGTACTTGCCGATCGAAATCGGCCGGCACGGGCGGAATCTCTCGTTCGGCCAACTTTTCGAATAAATCAAATTTCATAGCGATGATCCGTGTCGACTGTTGCTCGTCATCTCGTCTTTTGTCGCACAACGACTAACGCATCGCGTCGCCGTGTTGCTGGTTGATCTTCTCGCGGGCCCGGCTGACGCGCATCTTGCACGCGCTGACGGATAGGTCAAAGATCTCGGCCAATTCCTCGTAGCTGTAACTTTCCGCGTATTTCAGAATCAGCAGAGCCCGATCTGTTTCGTCCAGGCCCTCCAGCAAGGTCATTACATCCATGCTCAAGTGGTCGGTCTCGGGACGCGTGCCAGGCGCATCCATCTGCTGAGGGCTGGCCGTGGTTTCATGGCGTTGGCGGCGCCCGCGACCTCGGCGAATGGCCAGGCACGTCCGCACGGCAATCGCATGCACCCACGTGGCGTACTTCGAGCGGCCGTCAAAACGCGTACGGTGTAGAAACAAGCGGACGAAGACTTCCTGCGCGGCGTCGTGAGCGTCGGCTTCGTTGCCCAACAGGCGGTAGCAAATGCGCCACACTCGTTGGCGAAATCGCTCCACCAAGGCGACGAACGCCGGCCCATCGGAGCCCTCGCGGGCAGCCTCTGCGGCCAACGCTTCATCGGTCTGCTGCAATACGTCCAAGACTGCTTCCACACGTGCGCGCCCTAAGAGTTTGGCTGTCGCTCGTAACTCCTGTCCTCACGACATTAGTAGCCGACGAGGCAGGGCGCAGTCACAAGAAATGAGAAGGATCGATTCGCGGGCTGCCAACTCCAAGCCGCCCAAGAGGATATAGCTCAACCGGGACCCTTAGCCCCCAATCGAATCATAGGAAGAAGGCCGGGGTCAAGATGAATTGCCCGGGGTAAAAGGCTTAAACGGCCCGCGGATGTGCGGGGACGGACACCTGCCGAGGTAGGAACATCTCCGGAAACGCCGGTTTTAACGGCATTCAACGGGATCACGGCAGGGTGGTGCTGGATCTGCTCCGGCTACCACTTCAATCCGATACCCTCGCCACCCGTCGCTCGGCCCAGTCCGCCTTTGAGCGGAGTCTTGCGCTTCGTCGGGGGCAGCGGAGGAAGATCCTCGGCTTCGGGCTCTTCCTGTTTAACCGGTCCGGGCCGCGCGGCCAGTGCCTTCATCGAGAGGCTGATGCGTTGCTGGTCGGGATCTACCGACTGAACCTTGACATCGACTACGTCCCCTTCCTTGACGATATCGCCGACGCGAAACACGCGCTTATGCGCCAGTTCCGAAATGTGAACGAGCCCTTCGATGCCTGGTTCCAACTGCACGAACGCGCCAAACTCCATGATTTTTGAGACCGTGCCGCGCGCGGTTGAGCTGACAG containing:
- a CDS encoding RNA polymerase sigma factor, which produces MEAVLDVLQQTDEALAAEAAREGSDGPAFVALVERFRQRVWRICYRLLGNEADAHDAAQEVFVRLFLHRTRFDGRSKYATWVHAIAVRTCLAIRRGRGRRQRHETTASPQQMDAPGTRPETDHLSMDVMTLLEGLDETDRALLILKYAESYSYEELAEIFDLSVSACKMRVSRAREKINQQHGDAMR